A single Nerophis ophidion isolate RoL-2023_Sa linkage group LG26, RoL_Noph_v1.0, whole genome shotgun sequence DNA region contains:
- the LOC133543286 gene encoding uncharacterized protein LOC133543286 yields MAQLLKAFGFSCHEESIRQNPTVVIPDDDGETALEMRWRLLPGWSALKAMKLSAAIMSTDTNKSMSTLNAMCLNAVSEQLDVLGTRAILGLPEKLLKDLLPYLDVIQLDELQAGLNLKGISTLSSWVELSRRLQGRGKMSQDHTEQGVKQAVMEQIFAAVINDCHLSATVWKHLNTSTLFLAAAKSVNSLTLSSEHNFEGKFVSKCRQTPVLSVLEKTVTKLTLWLEKTEPREKEELLMGIIHRLVQHGVTKHVILRTCEDRLLSKVLLAAGCLSREHTRDDEEDKEGPPAKKHKYVFCEKVPTYTECPKTAFEHLELVDCSSSLYWKLTKTLPSCSNLTSLTLRSHMAVWR; encoded by the exons ATGGCACAGCTACTGAAGGCCTTCGGCTTCAGCTGTCATGAAGAAAGTATACGTCAAAATCCTACCGTAGTGATCCCAGATGACGATGGTGAGACAGCATTG GAAATGAGGTGGCGTTTGTTGCCTGGTTGGTCTGCACTAAAAGCCATGAAGTTGTCGGCAGCAATAATGAGTACGGACACAAATAAATCTATGAGCACTTTAAATGCCATGTGTCTCAACGCGGTCAGTGAACAGTTGGATGTTTTGGGGACAAGAGCCATACTTG GTCTTCCGGAGAAACTTCTAAAAGATCTTCTTCCCTATTTGGATGTGATCCAgctggatgagcttcaagcagGCCTCAACCTCAAAG GAATATCCACGCTGTCTTCATGGGTGGAACTCTCCCGGCGATTGCAAGGCAGAGGCAAA ATGTCCCAGGATCACACGGAGCAAGGCGTGAAACAAGCGGTCATGGAGCAGATATTTGCCGCGGTCATCAACGACTGCCACCTTTCTGCCACTGTTTGGAAGCATTTAAACACCTCAACCTTGTTTTTGGCGGCAGCTAAAAGCGTCAACTCCCTGACACTGTCCTCCGAGCACAACTTTGAGGGCAAATTTGTAAGCAAATGTCGACAGACGCCTGTTCTCAGCGTTCTAGAGAAGACTGTTACTAAACTCACATTGTGGTTGGAGAAGACTGAGCCCAGGGAGAAGGAGGAATTACTGATGGGCATCATCCATCGCCTGGTGCAGCACGGCGTCACCAAACATGTCATTCTACGCACCTGTGAAGACAGACTCTTATCTAAAGTGCTCTTGGCTGCAGGATGTCTAAGCAGGGAACACACTCGCGATGATGAAGAGGACAAAGAAGGCCCCCCGGCAAAGAAGCACAAATACGTTTTTTGTGAAAAAGTCCCGACTTACACGGAGTGTCCGAAAACAGCCTTTGAACATCTGGAACTGGTGGACTGTTCGTCCAGTCTCTATTGGAAGCTGACAAAAACACTTCCTTCCTGCTCCAACTTGACGTCTCTGACGCTGCGCAGCCACA TGGCGGTGTGGCGCTGA